From Chrysemys picta bellii isolate R12L10 chromosome 1, ASM1138683v2, whole genome shotgun sequence:
AGCTGTGCATCTCGCTCCCTTACCGCCAGTTCTCGTGTGTTGTTCCCCCCTCGTTGCCTGAGGCATCTGCCATTCCCACTCCCTTTGCTCCTGCTTTGTTCTCCCTCTGCCAAATTCAGCATGCCGGCAATTGGGCGAAGCCGACTCAAACTGCTCTGTGTTCACAAGGCTTCGGTTAGCTGCCAAGAAGCCAAGCATGAGAGTGGAAAGAATGACACAGAGCAGCAGGCCCTGAAAAGGATCCTTTCCCAGATAGGCAAGCGTGCTACTACCTTATTCTATTAAACAGCGGGGGTCAGTAGCCCCAGgctttggggctggagcagtctccctcctcccctccccccaccttctgaACACATTTTCTGGCATGAAATTGCATTTAACAGCACAGCTGCGTCACACATGTTCTGATTAGGCCGGGGAAGTCAGAGAGGAGACAGCTTCTTCTCAGTCCCATGGGGCTTGAGTCTTGGTTTGATGAGGTTATCCAGATAAGGAGCCTCATTGAGCATTCTTTAAATGCCCTAGAAAGGGAGGGAGTTTTTAATTTAGTTTACATGCGCTTTCCATTTCACAGCTCAATCTAATTTACCCTGCTAGAGTCTGACTCCCAGACAACCTGCCCTTATTGCAAGTGGGCTCTGTTCAGCTGGGGTCCACAGGAACAGCCTTCAGTCCTTCGAATGGCACAGCGCTGAGTTTGAACATTCGGTCTTTGACAGACCACTAAGGTTCAACACATCTGCATCAGAAGGCCCCCGGGCTTTCCAGTGGAGGATCTAATGCAATCCTGTGCGGAAAGGATcggggtgaggtgggggaaaATGGTCCCCAGGTACCAAGTGTTCATTGCACTTTTATGCAAACAGCAGCCAAGCATTAGAAACACCCTGTACTCAGGTTTGCTCAGTACGGTTTCTTCAGACTGAAAGTGCATAACAATGAGCAGGGCACTGCTAATGAAGGCAACATCTGGAAGGCACTTCTTGGGAAAAACAAAATAGATAAAGCATGGATTTGTAAGCAAATGACTGCGGAATTAACACATTTTGGTGCATGCCGTAGACAGGCTAGCTTTGCTCCTGCAAATAAGCCTGGGCTGAATGCATTTTCTCCCCAGATATTCTGTCCTTCCTCAGAAATTCAAAACAGCGACCCCACTTGCTCCCCATTCACAGCGAACACCGTTTGGGGCAGCCATGTCGCACCTATCACTTGCAAATGCTTGCAGGAATCAAGAGGCAGAAAACAGTGGGCAGCAATACGGAATGTAAAGACACACACCGTCAAGTATTGGCATATACAAACGTATAAATTATTAACGAAAGGCACGCGGCAGGTCATTTCAGTCCAGACAGCTGTACAATCTCCCTCAGCCCTTTCCCCTCAACTTCCATCACAAGACATAGGGTGCTGCTGCTACGGACCCATGGCTGTCATGACAACTGAGGACCTCTTTTTTGGTCAGCCCAATTTGTTGGTGATACTGTCCTTCCTTGATCACCTTAAGACACTGTACATTCTTCCCCAAGGTAATACTTTTGATGGTAGGTAAGTATTTCAGCACAGTCTTTGGCAAGAAGGAAACACTTGTACTGGACAGGTTGAGCTCTTGCAAGGAGCTTAGACCAAAGACTACTTCGGCACTCAACAACTTAAGGTTGGGGTTGCTGGATAAATCGAGTACCTGGAGGTTGGGTAGTTCTTTGAAGCTGTAAGGAGAGATCTCTCTAAAGCCATGTAAGCTGCTGAGAGATAAATGAATTAAATCCTTCAGTCCCACGAAAGCTCCTTTCTCAATCTTGGCCAGAGGGTTCCCATCGAGATTTAAGTATCGCAGGGGAATCCCTTGGAGGTTGGGCACAGTCTTCAGTCTGTTTCCAGACAGATTTAAGCTCTGGATGTTGGGGATGTTTTTGTCATTGTGTCTTGTGACTGCGCTTATCATGTTGTTGGACAGATCCACATTAATGGGTTTCCCTTGACCTTTGGAAGCAAAGACATCTAATGTTATATCCAGGAGGTTGTTGTTGCTCAAATCTATGTCCCCCAGGGGTGAACTGGGGAAGCATTCATCTGGAAGGACTGCCAAAGAGTTATGACTCAGATCCAAGGATTCCAGATACCTGAGCCTAGAGAAGGTCGTGGAAGAGATCTTAGCAATTTTATTATAGCTCAGGTCAAGGCTCACCAAGGTGGTATAACCAGGGCCGGTCAGCACTGACTCGTTGATGGTTTCCAGTTTGTTTGAGGACAGATCCAAATAGGAAGTATCCAGCGGGATAGGGACAGGAACAATGTGTGACCCTATTCCACTGCAATCCACCTTGGTCAGGCTAAAGCTGTCAAAGAGACCAAAACTCTCCACTTCACAGTGACATcctggggagcaggtcctggtaGTACCAATACAAAGACAAAGAAGCAGCAGGCTGAACCAGGCTGATAGAGGCATTGCTGAACCTGAAAGACAAGAGGAGGAGAGAATTAAAGAGCATCTGAAGCACCGTAGACAAACTAACAAACTTAAAACCTTGCCAAAGAAGGTTTAACAATTTAAACTGCATAACCAGTTGAAATGATCACCAGTATCCCTCCGAAGACCAGGACAGGTGTGCTTGTTGATGCACGGAACAATCCCAGGATACCTGACGCTACTCAATAGTGAAAGTATCTGACTGCATTAGAGATCAGGTATTTAGCTACACAGCCCTCAGTTACAGCTCTTTGTGCTTTGCCACCAACCACTGAATTTTCCAGCTTGGGAAACAAATCTGCATCAATCCAACAGCCTGGGAAAACAAAGTCCTCTTGGCCGAAAGCCAGACCGGCACAAGTCTGAGTTTTCACCCATCAATCCCCCCCAAACAGCCTTCACAATTGGGCCTCAAATAAGGTTTTGAAGGGCCCCTTCTAGAAACCAGAGGCTGGGTCACTCTTCTTGACCTGACTGCCAACAAGGACACCCCGTGTGATGGGTAGATACCCACTTCAAAATCCCTACAGGGACAAGctactcatttcacataggccactggACAGCCATCAGGTAACTACGTGCAACAGCTGTTGGTCTGGATTAGGATTCTAACCAGGGACCTAGCAGTGAAGCCCTCTGCAGCTTCCCTGCTTCTCCCTCACACCACGCTTGCCATCTTCACAGCTGAAGGACGAAGGGAGCCAGGAGGCTCGTCCCTGTTTCACAGGACTTGCCAGGACTTTCCATTACTGTATCTGTTAACGGCTTTGCCACAGAATGGTAGTAGCTACAGCGATGCGGTTTCCAGAAAGAGCTGATTAAAAGCTTTAGCTACACACCTCTGGGGATTATAAAACTGAGCAGGCTGGCATCCCACAGGTCTGCGGCAGTCACGTTCCAGCAGACAGAAGGGCTGATTATTCCTATTGTTTCCCCACGTCATTGCCTGGAATCACAAGTCCCAGGTCCACTCTCTCTTTACGCCCTTCCAAGAAGGATTTCAGGAGATCTGCAACGGCAACGTGTCCCCCCCAAACAATGATTTAGCTACATTGTAGCTAATCTGTTCCTCATTCCTTTATACCCCCCCAGCTTAAAATGTCAGATACTATTTTTCAAGGCTTTGCCTTTATCTCAACTACTCATGGTTTCAACCTTTACTGTCTCCAGTGCATGCCATTGTTACCTCTTCCTTCGCTCTCTAATAAAAAGCAACACCCTTGTGGTGTCATCTTTGCCACTTGACCTTTGATCCTTCCTCTGTGCCTCGGAAACTTTTGCCAGCCATTTCCTAGAAGTTCACACCTACTTTCATCTTCTCTCAGGTCAGTTCTTCTCCCTTGTCAATGGCTCTTTGCTAATTCACATCAGAGACTGGGAGACCCATTGTGAATTACTTGCCAATTTGCAAAATGCATTCAGAGAAGAAAGGAAGATACCTCAAAAATATGATCTGGCCAGACATTTACTATTATCTGCCTGGCAGTAGCACATAGGAGCCCCCAATCATGGCCGTGGACCCCCACCCCTCTCCGTGATAGACACTGTTCAAAGAGAacaagaagacagtccctgccctatagagcttacaatctaagtgatTAAGCATTTCTGATGCTATGATAGAGAAATGGGGTGTAGCCCACTTCTGTAGAAATCATGGCATCCTAGGAAGATGAGCCCTTGTTACAGCATTGTGCTATTTAACGTTTGCTGAGAGGTGAGACCGCTATTTTGGGGTAAAATGAATGAACTTTACGTTCTACCTTCTCTAAGGTCTCTGGCAAAATTTAGAAAAGTTGTATCAACAGAGGCGTACCCACCAGTTATATCCATTTGGTGTATTCGAGtcctctctcccacacacccaaCCCAAAAGCTATTCCTGCTTGATTCTTCAATGGGAAAGAGTCTACCAAGTGGTCTCTTCTGCTAAAGCCTGACCCAAGTCCTGGGGAGaaaaaaagtgggctgtagtccacgaaagcttatgctctaataaatttgttagtctctaaggtgccacaagtactcctgttcttctttttgcggatacagactaacatggctgctactctgaaacctgccattaacttcagtgggagctggatcagacaGACCCCAGGTCAACATGCCCAATACGACTTTTAAGACACATGATGAAATCTTATCCCCATGGAAGGCAGTGATAAaccttccattaacttcagtgcggccaggatttcaccccatgaaTCCAAGTCTCCTCTCACACTAGCAAGAATCAGGAGCAGCTCTACTGAAATCACTGGAGTTACAGTGCTTTAAATGAGTGGAGGATCAGACCCAGTGCTCGACTTCAATGACCAGAAGATTAATATCttctacagtgtgtgtgtggaaattcCCTTCCTGCCCAACTTCAGAAGCAACTGAGGGAAGGGAATAGACAAGATGACCGAATAGGTGTTTCCGCGCCAATATCCATGACTCACAAATTCTTTTACCCCTCAGTAGAAAGCTGGAGCTAACCAGGTGCCGATGCGTCCATGTACAAGGCACAGCTGAGTGAGCTATTTACACTACAATTACAGTTTCTTACTAGCCAAGGGAGCAATAACTTATGTCAGTGCTACTCTGGATctactctcactctctctcattGGGTCTCTTAATTGCCTTGCAAACAGGATGTACTTTACTCTCTCTCTAAGTAGACTATTACACCAAGGCAAGGATTCCATTAGAGAACAGCATGAAACATTTAGAGTGGCAACAAGCGAGTTTGCTTAAGTCTTATTTGTTCTGCCTCCTATTGAAGCGAACAGGTTGTCTGTCATCCGACCCAAGAAAAAACCTTTTCATTATTAGGCAATTATAAATTCAAATATCCAGGTACATTCGGTTTTTATTCTAGGCCGGAGAAACCCACAGTGCATTTTTaaggggggtgagggagagggggaatgtGAACAGCGTGTATTAAAACACACGTCAAAATGCCTTTGGCCTCCTGCCTACAAGCCGTTCTGCTAAATTATGGATATGTTCACACAGGGCCAAATCCTACTTGCCTTATGCCTGCAGCAGCTTTCTAGTGCAGCAGGAAAGTCACTGGGCAAAGCTCGGCAGCCTTCAGTTTGCCCCAAGGGTATTGCTCTACTCTTGCCTTTGGTGTGAAATTTTCCTCAACGTAAATAGACCCCCTGGGACAATTTCTGGCCACCTTGACACCTGCCTAATCTGGATCAAGTgcgacttcaatgggagctgctggatgcctTGGTCTCTGTTTCTAGAAGAAAAACAATGAAATCTAGAAGCGAGCATCCCGGTGATTCTCCATGTTAGTCACGTAACTCTTGTTGAGCCTCGTCGGAAGGCAGCATGGCCAACTATTTAGGGCACTGAActgaactcaggagatctggcttctattcctggctctgccactgacctgctgggtgaccttgggcaagtcactttcccctctgtgcttcagtttctcctcccaccctttgtctatctcATCTATTCATAGTGCAAGCTCTTCGGGGTAGTGACTCTCCCTTACTATATATTTGCATAGTGCAGAACACAGCTGGATTCTGTTCTATTGTAATCCAAACAGCCATTGTCTGGAAggcttcttttatttaaaaaacctcagaaggcagagcagcagacaGATGCGTGAATGGGCCCAGCCGAGACAGACCATAGGCTCCGTTCCTACTCAGTCACACTTCtctgccccactgacttcaataggatccTACATGAGCACGCCTGGATCAcatggcaggattggggcctgtacTTGCACTGGGATTTCCTGTGAAAAATGTAAAAACCAATCAGCCACCCCATCCTGTGatagataaaaaaattaaaaagttagttgagggcagaaaggggtggggtggaagcaCTGAATAGAGTGTTGTTGCAAACCCACactttcggggggggggaggaggagggagaggcaaaCAAAATGACTATTTTCTACTAACGCACAGTCTTAACCTGTAATCAAGGCTTCTCTCATTACCTTCCAAGCTGGCAGGTAGACATGTTGGCACCACTATCCCCTGGATTCGGGGCTACTCCTTCTTGGACAGCACTACCACTTGGCATGCATCTAAGCACAGCCACATGAGAAACACGGACCTCTCAGGCCTGTGTGGTCCCTGCTACGTGAAAAGCAGGCTGGCCGGACACATCGAGACTACCTCTAGTAGCAGTGACTACCACCAATCTGGAAATTTCATCTGGATGGATTTTCCAGCTCTCTCCATGAGGGCA
This genomic window contains:
- the TSKU gene encoding tsukushi isoform X1, encoding MYGPSFDFRAIGPSLRILQINAEGLSAGSAMPLSAWFSLLLLCLCIGTTRTCSPGCHCEVESFGLFDSFSLTKVDCSGIGSHIVPVPIPLDTSYLDLSSNKLETINESVLTGPGYTTLVSLDLSYNKIAKISSTTFSRLRYLESLDLSHNSLAVLPDECFPSSPLGDIDLSNNNLLDITLDVFASKGQGKPINVDLSNNMISAVTRHNDKNIPNIQSLNLSGNRLKTVPNLQGIPLRYLNLDGNPLAKIEKGAFVGLKDLIHLSLSSLHGFREISPYSFKELPNLQVLDLSSNPNLKLLSAEVVFGLSSLQELNLSSTSVSFLPKTVLKYLPTIKSITLGKNVQCLKVIKEGQYHQQIGLTKKEVLSCHDSHGSVAAAPYVL
- the TSKU gene encoding tsukushi isoform X2, which gives rise to MDITGSAMPLSAWFSLLLLCLCIGTTRTCSPGCHCEVESFGLFDSFSLTKVDCSGIGSHIVPVPIPLDTSYLDLSSNKLETINESVLTGPGYTTLVSLDLSYNKIAKISSTTFSRLRYLESLDLSHNSLAVLPDECFPSSPLGDIDLSNNNLLDITLDVFASKGQGKPINVDLSNNMISAVTRHNDKNIPNIQSLNLSGNRLKTVPNLQGIPLRYLNLDGNPLAKIEKGAFVGLKDLIHLSLSSLHGFREISPYSFKELPNLQVLDLSSNPNLKLLSAEVVFGLSSLQELNLSSTSVSFLPKTVLKYLPTIKSITLGKNVQCLKVIKEGQYHQQIGLTKKEVLSCHDSHGSVAAAPYVL
- the TSKU gene encoding tsukushi isoform X3, translated to MPLSAWFSLLLLCLCIGTTRTCSPGCHCEVESFGLFDSFSLTKVDCSGIGSHIVPVPIPLDTSYLDLSSNKLETINESVLTGPGYTTLVSLDLSYNKIAKISSTTFSRLRYLESLDLSHNSLAVLPDECFPSSPLGDIDLSNNNLLDITLDVFASKGQGKPINVDLSNNMISAVTRHNDKNIPNIQSLNLSGNRLKTVPNLQGIPLRYLNLDGNPLAKIEKGAFVGLKDLIHLSLSSLHGFREISPYSFKELPNLQVLDLSSNPNLKLLSAEVVFGLSSLQELNLSSTSVSFLPKTVLKYLPTIKSITLGKNVQCLKVIKEGQYHQQIGLTKKEVLSCHDSHGSVAAAPYVL